The genomic window CTTCGTCGGTTGCTGTACTGGACCGCGGTACGGAATCGCCATGTCTCTCGCCTCCTACGGGAAATAGGCTCCCGGAGGCAGTAAAGCGCGCTCATGAACGGACTGACTGCCTGAGTGAGGAGACCGAGTACGATTTTGGAATAGCACTCGTTTCGAATCCGTCCTCTACTGACCTATAGCGGTGCTTTTAGTAATGATCGGCCCTAGATGTACAACTAACAATGAGTAGTAATACGCACACTCCAGAAGTTGTACGCGTCTCCCAGAAGGGCCAGACGACGATTCCGAAGGCACTCCGAGAGAAGTTCGGCATCGAGACGCCGGGCGAGGTGTTCGTCTACGAGGAGGGCGAACGGATCGTCATCGAACCCGTCCCATCACCCGAGGAACTCCACGGGATTCACGCCGGCGGGCGCGAATCCGGAACGGTTACCGATCGAGTCCGAGAACTCAAAGACGCCGACCATCGCCGCGAGGAGGAGACCCTCGAACGCCTCCGGCCGGATAGTGACGAATGAGCGATTGCTACGTTTTCGATACCGAGGCGATTATCGCGTATCTTTACGGCGAACCCGGCCACGAAACCGTTGCGACGGTCCTTTCTGCTGTCTTCGACGGCGATGCTGACGGCTTTCTCGCGGAGC from Natrinema versiforme includes these protein-coding regions:
- a CDS encoding AbrB/MazE/SpoVT family DNA-binding domain-containing protein, which translates into the protein MSSNTHTPEVVRVSQKGQTTIPKALREKFGIETPGEVFVYEEGERIVIEPVPSPEELHGIHAGGRESGTVTDRVRELKDADHRREEETLERLRPDSDE